In the Carassius gibelio isolate Cgi1373 ecotype wild population from Czech Republic chromosome B24, carGib1.2-hapl.c, whole genome shotgun sequence genome, one interval contains:
- the LOC128013590 gene encoding protein disulfide-isomerase TMX3-like isoform X1 — translation MALLRAAFSSLLFSSAFALVQDLDDTFKDSRMEDVWLVDFYAPWCGYCKKLEPVWQEVGAELSRSGSPVRVGKMDATAYSGVASDFGVRGYPTIKLLKGDLAYNYKGPRTKDDIIEFANRVAGPAVRSLPSRQMFEHVLKRHSVCFLYVGGESPLKEKYTEVASELIVYTYFFSASEDVLPESVALHELPSVIVFKDGSYFTYDEYEDGSLSSWVNRERFQSYLPIDGFTLYELGDTGKLVAIAVTDEKDPTERSGRLKGLIQRVAAEHRDQFNRDFQFGHMDGNGYINSLIMGEVSVPSIIILNTSNEQYFLPAEPVEDLEQLLRFFSSVLDGSAPAFGGDGIFRKIKRVVYDARSTVMSVFRSSPLLGCFLFGLPLGVISLMCYGICTAESDDDTELMKRDSFTDEEEEGEEEEQPQLTAGAEGEEDEDGEKIQQKSTTEKKVD, via the exons TTCTACGCTCCGTGGTGTGGATACTGTAAGAAGCTGGAGCCGGTCTGGCAGGAGGTGGGAGCGGAGCTGAGCCGCTCGGGGTCACCGGTCCGAGTCGGAAAGATGGACGCCACGGCATACTCAG GAGTGGCGTCGGACTTCGGCGTGCGAGGATATCCCACCATTAAACT GCTGAAGGGGGATCTGGCGTATAATTACAAGGGACCAAGAACCAAAGATGACATTATTGAGTTTGCCAACAGAGTGGCTGG GCCAGCCGTGCGGTCGCTGCCCAGCAGACAGATGTTCGAGCACGTCTTGAAGAGGCacagtgtgtgttttctgtacGTCGGAGGCGAGTCTCCTCTGAAA GAGAAGTACACCGAGGTGGCGTCGGAGCTCATTGTGTACACATATTTCTTCTCTGCGTCTGAAGACGTCTTACCAGAG TCTGTGGCTTTGCATGAATTGCCTTCAGTGATCGTCTTCAAAGATGGAAGCTATTTCACATACGATG AGTATGAAGACGGCAGCTTGTCGTCCTGGGTGAACCGAGAGCGATTCCAGAGTTACCTGCCCATCGACGGCTTCACGCTGTATGAGCTGGGAGACACAG GTAAACTTGTGGCGATCGCCGTCACTGATGAGAAAGATCCGACCGAGCGAAGCGGCAG GTTGAAAGGTCTGATCCAGAGAGTTGCTGCTGAACACAGAGATCAGTTCAACAG GGATTTCCAGTTTGGCCACATGGACGGGAACGGCTATATCAACAGTCTGATAATGGG CGAGGTGTCTGTGCCCAGCATCATCATCCTCAACACCTCAAACGAGCAGTACTTCCTGCCGGCGGAGCCTGTGGAGGATCTGGAGCAGCTGCTGCGCTTCTTCAGCAGCGTCCTGGACGGCAGCGCCCCG GCGTTCGGAGGAGACGGGATCTTCCGGAAGATCAAGCGCGTGGTGTACGATGCCAGATCCACCGTAATG TCGGTGTTCCGCAGCTCTCCGCTGCTCGGCTGTTTTCTCTTCGGTCTGCCGCTAGGCGTCATCAGTCTCATGTGCTACGGCATCTGCACGGCTGAGTCTGACGATGACACGGAGCTGATGAAGAGAGACAGCTTCACCGACGAGGAAGAGGAGGGTGAGGAGGAAGAGCAGCCGCAGCTCACGGCCGGAGCAGAGGGAGAGGAGGATGAGGACGGAGAGAAGATCCAGCAGAAGAGTACGACTGAAAAAAAGGTGGATTAA